A portion of the uncultured Draconibacterium sp. genome contains these proteins:
- a CDS encoding DUF6055 domain-containing protein, with translation MSEQKPFFHKTIVYILCICAAIFQSCSNEPKIEKELYIPENIYKVPEGNDFSNPESEYSYKHMTESDNFALFWAKEYGDDPMANPDATKRFDPKEAIEECERFYNYYVDELKIVEKGNSLTDQYKMLIIVFGGDEATAFGGGEEDTAGMLWTPAVRINKKPYGALAHELAHSFQYVSNADAGTGPNGPIMEMAAQYSLWQVYPEWMTFENYHLVDFMKQTNYAFLHPINMYHSPYVLEYWSQIHGKDFLGKIYRNTLENEDPVTTYKRITETNQEKFNDEMFDASRRFITWDLDRVQEVAHQYANQHQSRLVPVANGWYKITAENCPQNYGYNGIQLNVPEAGTAVVLNFKGIAGADGYNAVKADKAGWRYGFVASLKDGSRVYGEMQKDKESSTSFTVPANTEYLWLVVMGAPTEHWPIVMHWGNDAEETPEENWPYQIKLEGTTLAANVIG, from the coding sequence ATGTCAGAACAGAAACCTTTCTTCCATAAAACGATCGTTTATATTTTATGCATTTGTGCTGCAATTTTTCAATCGTGCAGCAACGAACCTAAAATTGAAAAAGAGCTTTATATTCCTGAGAATATTTATAAAGTCCCTGAGGGTAACGACTTCTCAAACCCTGAAAGCGAATACAGTTACAAGCATATGACTGAGAGTGATAATTTTGCGCTTTTCTGGGCAAAAGAATACGGCGATGATCCGATGGCAAATCCTGATGCAACGAAACGTTTTGATCCGAAAGAAGCAATTGAAGAATGCGAGCGATTTTACAATTATTACGTTGATGAACTAAAGATTGTTGAGAAAGGAAATTCGCTTACAGACCAATATAAAATGCTAATTATTGTTTTTGGAGGCGATGAAGCTACTGCCTTTGGCGGAGGGGAAGAAGATACGGCTGGAATGCTTTGGACACCCGCCGTTCGCATTAATAAAAAACCTTACGGAGCGTTGGCGCACGAGCTGGCACATTCATTTCAGTATGTATCGAATGCCGATGCCGGAACCGGACCAAACGGACCAATTATGGAAATGGCAGCACAGTACTCATTATGGCAGGTTTATCCCGAATGGATGACATTTGAAAATTACCACCTGGTAGATTTTATGAAACAAACCAACTATGCTTTTTTGCACCCAATAAATATGTACCACTCGCCTTACGTGCTGGAATACTGGTCGCAGATTCATGGAAAAGATTTTCTTGGGAAAATATATCGCAATACGTTGGAAAATGAAGATCCGGTTACAACTTACAAACGTATAACCGAAACCAATCAGGAAAAATTTAATGATGAAATGTTTGATGCTTCTCGCCGTTTTATCACATGGGATCTTGACCGTGTTCAGGAAGTAGCTCATCAATATGCGAATCAACATCAAAGCAGGTTAGTTCCGGTAGCTAACGGTTGGTACAAAATAACAGCAGAAAATTGTCCGCAAAACTACGGTTACAACGGTATTCAATTAAACGTTCCGGAGGCTGGTACTGCAGTAGTTTTGAATTTTAAAGGAATTGCCGGTGCTGATGGCTACAATGCTGTAAAAGCAGATAAAGCAGGCTGGCGCTACGGTTTTGTAGCTTCGTTAAAAGATGGAAGTCGTGTTTATGGCGAAATGCAAAAAGACAAGGAAAGTAGCACCAGTTTTACAGTTCCTGCGAATACTGAATATTTGTGGCTGGTTGTTATGGGAGCACCTACCGAGCACTGGCCAATTGTTATGCACTGGGGAAACGACGCCGAAGAAACGCCTGAAGAAAACTGGCCTTACCAGATAAAACTGGAAGGAACAACACTTGCTGCCAATGTTATTGGTTAA
- a CDS encoding heavy-metal-associated domain-containing protein has translation MKKLILLLTMAMFIGFAGNETFAQKKENKVVCFKSNMDCADCEKTVTEYLKFEKGVKDLKIDHVSNTILVEYKDGKNTDDKLAEAIEKKGYKADKITKQEYEKIVAETKENK, from the coding sequence ATGAAAAAACTGATTTTATTATTAACAATGGCAATGTTTATCGGTTTTGCCGGTAATGAAACATTTGCACAGAAGAAAGAGAACAAAGTAGTTTGCTTTAAAAGTAACATGGATTGTGCCGACTGCGAGAAGACAGTTACCGAATACCTTAAATTTGAAAAAGGGGTGAAAGACTTGAAAATTGATCACGTTTCAAATACCATTTTGGTAGAATACAAAGATGGAAAGAATACGGATGATAAACTGGCCGAAGCTATAGAAAAGAAAGGCTACAAAGCTGATAAGATCACCAAACAAGAGTACGAGAAAATTGTAGCTGAAACGAAAGAAAATAAGTAA
- a CDS encoding TonB-dependent receptor, giving the protein MKRYILFLFILFPFITKAQSVSGVVFGNDENGKQPLPGVNVVWEGTSNGTASMPDGSFQLKNKPGQNKLVFSFVGYKSQTVHVRDNAPLEVVLQPNLELEEVTVIQKDRGTYLSVINPIQTENIGGAELHKAACCNLAESFETNPSVDVSYSDAVTGAKQIKLLGLDGTYSQLQVENMPALRGLATTFGLTYIPGPWLESIQVSKGAASVLNGYESIAGQINAELKKPDSQEKLFLNVFANNEGRYEFNGNTNIKVKGDTLTTGIFVHASDVSNENDHNHDGFLDSPLSSTFEVANRWKYNNHKGGMAQAGVTLLWNDRLGGQLGADRDMTPSIDNPYGVNIETNRLDAFFKSGIVSQDNHRALAILTNFARHETDSYYGLSRYDADETRFYANLVYTQDLDEAAIHVLNSGASFIYDDFNEMLYNQDVQRTEKVPGIFTEYTFKPSDKLTLMAGIRADFHNIFGNFVTPRMHFRYQFANHYTIRTSAGKGYRTANVISENTYLLANSRPISWTDDAVQEEAWNFGFAFIQNYKLLNRDLSINAEFFRTEFQQKLVADRETSSEFIYLLPSTEKAYANSLQFDVRWQPIERLDMLLAYRVNDIKETIGGELKDAPLTSDYKGLINLNYTTNLKKWMFDYTIQFNGGGRIPRVYEDWMDRADIAGDYFEFSPYTIMNAQITKYFRYWNIYLGVENLTDFTQSNPIEGADNPFGENFSATNIWGPTMGRKIYLGLRFNLNY; this is encoded by the coding sequence ATGAAGAGATACATATTATTTTTATTTATCCTGTTTCCGTTTATCACGAAAGCGCAGTCTGTTTCAGGTGTTGTTTTTGGAAATGATGAGAATGGGAAACAACCGCTTCCGGGGGTGAATGTGGTTTGGGAAGGCACCAGTAATGGTACGGCCTCAATGCCCGATGGGAGCTTTCAATTAAAAAATAAGCCGGGACAAAACAAGCTTGTTTTTAGCTTTGTTGGTTACAAGTCGCAAACCGTTCATGTGCGCGATAATGCGCCTTTAGAAGTGGTGCTTCAACCCAATCTCGAATTGGAAGAAGTTACAGTAATTCAAAAGGACCGGGGAACGTATTTGTCGGTTATCAATCCCATACAAACCGAAAATATTGGCGGCGCCGAGTTACACAAAGCCGCTTGCTGTAACCTGGCCGAAAGTTTTGAAACCAATCCATCGGTGGATGTAAGTTACAGCGATGCCGTTACAGGAGCTAAGCAAATAAAACTGTTGGGGCTTGACGGAACCTATTCACAGCTGCAAGTAGAAAATATGCCTGCATTGCGAGGACTGGCTACAACTTTTGGCTTAACTTATATTCCTGGACCCTGGCTGGAATCCATCCAGGTTTCGAAAGGAGCAGCTTCGGTGTTAAACGGCTACGAATCAATTGCGGGGCAAATTAACGCGGAATTGAAAAAGCCGGACAGCCAGGAAAAACTTTTTCTGAATGTTTTTGCCAATAACGAAGGCCGTTATGAATTTAACGGGAACACAAACATTAAAGTAAAAGGCGATACACTTACTACCGGTATTTTTGTGCATGCCAGCGACGTATCAAATGAAAATGACCATAATCACGATGGTTTTCTTGATTCGCCGCTGTCGAGCACTTTCGAGGTGGCCAACCGTTGGAAATACAACAACCATAAAGGCGGAATGGCACAGGCAGGAGTTACTTTGCTGTGGAACGACAGATTGGGAGGTCAGCTTGGTGCCGACAGAGATATGACTCCTTCAATTGACAATCCGTACGGTGTAAATATTGAAACCAACCGTTTGGATGCATTTTTTAAATCGGGAATTGTTTCGCAAGATAATCATCGTGCCCTGGCAATTCTTACCAATTTTGCCCGTCATGAAACGGATTCGTATTACGGATTATCGCGTTACGATGCCGATGAAACACGTTTTTATGCAAATTTGGTTTATACGCAGGATTTAGACGAAGCGGCTATTCATGTGCTAAATAGCGGAGCCAGTTTTATTTACGACGATTTTAACGAAATGCTCTACAATCAGGATGTTCAACGCACTGAAAAGGTTCCGGGAATATTCACGGAATATACTTTTAAACCCAGCGATAAACTAACGCTGATGGCCGGTATTCGTGCCGATTTCCACAATATTTTTGGAAATTTTGTTACACCACGCATGCATTTTCGTTACCAGTTTGCCAATCATTATACCATTCGCACAAGTGCGGGGAAAGGCTACCGAACTGCGAATGTAATTTCGGAAAATACATATCTGCTGGCTAACTCGCGCCCAATAAGTTGGACTGATGATGCTGTGCAGGAAGAGGCCTGGAATTTTGGTTTTGCGTTTATACAGAATTACAAATTACTGAATCGCGACCTGAGTATCAATGCCGAATTTTTTCGCACCGAATTTCAGCAAAAATTAGTAGCTGATCGGGAAACATCGTCTGAATTTATTTACCTCTTGCCTTCGACTGAAAAGGCATACGCAAATAGTCTTCAGTTTGATGTGCGTTGGCAGCCCATTGAACGACTGGATATGTTGCTGGCTTACCGAGTTAACGACATTAAAGAAACCATTGGCGGAGAATTAAAAGATGCGCCATTAACAAGCGACTACAAGGGACTGATCAACCTGAATTACACCACGAACCTGAAAAAGTGGATGTTCGATTATACCATTCAGTTTAATGGTGGCGGACGAATTCCGCGTGTTTATGAAGATTGGATGGATCGTGCAGATATTGCAGGTGACTATTTTGAATTTTCGCCTTATACCATTATGAATGCCCAGATAACCAAATATTTTCGGTACTGGAATATTTACCTCGGTGTTGAGAATCTTACTGATTTTACACAAAGTAACCCGATTGAAGGTGCCGATAATCCGTTTGGCGAGAATTTTAGTGCAACCAATATTTGGGGGCCAACAATGGGTAGAAAAATCTACCTCGGGTTACGTTTTAATTTGAATTATTAA
- a CDS encoding Zn-dependent hydrolase, whose amino-acid sequence MKRIFMLFIATTLFFSCSTSTKKEAKENTKMEVNPEIKKKADEFVSFKLTTDLSVLSENEKQMLPILLEAAKLMNDIYWQEAYGDKDELLSKNWDEYTLKFIKLNYGPWERLNANKPFLPGYDQKPAGANFYPKDMTKDEFEAWDDETKTSLYTLIRRDEDGNLKSIPYHIAFKKEIKKAAELLLQAAELAEDAGLEKYLEERSKALITDDYYASDVAWMEMKNNTIEFIIGPIENYEDQLYGYKAAHESFILVKDKDWSQKLEKYAALLPGLQKALPCEQPYKDETPGVDSDMNVYDAIYYAGDCNAGSKTIAINLPNDEEVRETKGSRKLQLKNSMQAKFDKILVPISDLLIAEDQRQHVKFDAFFENTMFHEVAHGLGLGNTVDQSTTVREALKDAYTSIEEGKADILGLWCVYQLNEMGELGEKDMMDNFVTFMAGIFRSVRFGAASAHGKANMMRFYYFQEMGAFTRDEATGTYRVDYEKMKAAMMNLSETILKIQGDGDYETAKQIIEEKGYIREALQKDLDRIGEAGIPRDIVFEQGAEVLGL is encoded by the coding sequence ATGAAACGAATATTTATGCTGTTTATAGCAACAACTCTATTCTTTAGTTGTTCTACAAGCACTAAAAAAGAAGCAAAAGAAAACACAAAAATGGAAGTGAATCCGGAAATAAAAAAGAAAGCCGACGAATTTGTATCGTTTAAACTAACCACCGATTTAAGTGTGCTTAGCGAGAATGAAAAGCAGATGTTGCCGATTTTACTCGAAGCGGCCAAATTAATGAACGACATATACTGGCAGGAAGCTTACGGCGACAAAGACGAATTGTTGAGCAAGAACTGGGATGAATACACCCTGAAATTTATAAAACTGAATTATGGCCCGTGGGAACGGTTAAATGCCAATAAACCATTTTTACCCGGCTACGATCAGAAACCTGCAGGTGCCAATTTTTATCCAAAGGATATGACTAAGGATGAATTTGAAGCCTGGGACGATGAAACAAAAACAAGTTTGTACACCTTGATACGTCGCGACGAAGACGGTAATTTAAAATCCATTCCATACCACATCGCATTCAAAAAAGAAATAAAAAAGGCTGCCGAGCTGTTGTTGCAGGCAGCTGAACTGGCCGAAGATGCCGGACTGGAAAAGTACCTGGAAGAACGCTCAAAAGCACTAATTACCGATGATTATTATGCAAGCGATGTTGCCTGGATGGAGATGAAAAACAATACCATCGAGTTTATTATTGGCCCCATTGAAAATTACGAAGACCAACTATACGGATATAAAGCAGCGCACGAATCTTTTATCCTTGTAAAAGATAAAGACTGGAGTCAGAAATTGGAGAAATATGCAGCACTGTTGCCTGGCTTGCAAAAAGCATTGCCTTGCGAGCAGCCATACAAAGACGAAACTCCGGGTGTTGATTCGGATATGAATGTTTACGATGCCATTTATTATGCAGGCGATTGTAATGCCGGAAGTAAAACCATCGCTATCAATCTTCCAAACGACGAAGAGGTTCGCGAAACAAAAGGTAGTCGCAAACTGCAGTTGAAAAATTCGATGCAGGCCAAATTCGATAAAATTTTGGTGCCGATTTCCGATTTGTTGATTGCTGAAGATCAGCGCCAGCACGTAAAATTCGATGCATTTTTCGAAAATACCATGTTTCATGAAGTAGCGCACGGTCTTGGATTGGGAAATACCGTTGACCAAAGTACCACTGTTCGCGAAGCTTTAAAAGATGCATATACTTCAATTGAAGAAGGCAAAGCCGATATTTTAGGTTTGTGGTGCGTTTACCAACTCAACGAAATGGGCGAGCTGGGCGAAAAAGATATGATGGACAACTTTGTAACTTTTATGGCCGGTATTTTCCGCTCGGTACGTTTTGGTGCTGCCAGTGCCCATGGTAAGGCAAACATGATGCGTTTTTATTACTTCCAGGAAATGGGAGCATTTACACGCGACGAAGCAACAGGAACTTATCGTGTAGATTATGAAAAGATGAAGGCTGCCATGATGAACCTTTCGGAAACCATTCTGAAAATTCAGGGCGATGGCGACTACGAAACGGCCAAACAAATTATTGAAGAGAAAGGCTATATCCGCGAAGCCCTTCAAAAAGATCTGGACCGGATAGGAGAGGCCGGAATTCCGCGCGATATTGTTTTTGAGCAAGGAGCAGAAGTTTTAGGACTTTAA
- a CDS encoding SDR family oxidoreductase, whose translation MSNNLLKGKKGIIFGALNPDSIAWKVAVRAHEEGATVTLSNTPVAIRMGETNQLGEQINAEVIGADATNVEDLENLISKSMEALGGKIDFILHSIGMSPNVRKGRHYSDLDYNYLDKTLDVSAVSFHKVLQVARKMDAINEWGSVVALSYVAAQRSFFGYNDMADAKALLESIARSFGYIYGRERNVRVNTISQSPTITTAGNGVKGFDRLLDFSERMSPLGNATGDECADYCITLFSDLTKKVTMQNLFHDGGFSNMGMSLRALEQYEKGLDKICACDSDKPHADEHRYD comes from the coding sequence ATGAGTAACAATTTATTAAAAGGAAAAAAGGGAATTATTTTTGGGGCATTAAATCCCGATTCAATTGCCTGGAAAGTGGCAGTAAGAGCACACGAAGAAGGAGCCACAGTAACATTATCAAATACCCCGGTTGCCATTCGTATGGGCGAAACAAACCAACTGGGAGAGCAAATTAATGCCGAAGTGATTGGCGCCGATGCAACCAATGTTGAGGATCTGGAAAACCTGATCAGCAAATCAATGGAAGCTTTAGGTGGCAAAATCGACTTCATTTTACACTCTATCGGAATGTCGCCTAACGTTAGAAAGGGACGCCACTACAGTGATTTAGATTACAACTACCTGGACAAAACCCTCGATGTATCTGCGGTATCTTTTCATAAAGTACTTCAGGTGGCACGTAAAATGGATGCTATTAACGAGTGGGGATCGGTAGTTGCCTTGTCGTATGTTGCAGCACAGCGTTCGTTCTTTGGCTACAACGACATGGCCGATGCAAAAGCCTTGTTGGAATCGATAGCCCGTAGTTTCGGTTATATTTATGGTCGTGAGCGTAATGTTAGGGTGAATACCATTTCGCAATCGCCAACCATTACCACTGCCGGAAACGGTGTGAAAGGTTTCGATCGTTTGTTAGACTTCTCGGAAAGAATGTCGCCACTTGGCAACGCAACCGGTGATGAGTGTGCCGATTACTGTATCACACTTTTCTCTGATTTAACAAAAAAAGTTACCATGCAAAACCTTTTCCACGATGGTGGATTCTCGAACATGGGAATGAGCCTGCGTGCGTTGGAGCAATACGAAAAAGGTTTAGATAAAATATGTGCGTGCGATAGTGATAAACCACACGCAGATGAACATCGCTACGACTAG
- a CDS encoding RagB/SusD family nutrient uptake outer membrane protein, with protein sequence MKRIYLLSLIAVLFLGITGCGDDFLEVQPTEFLSEEQVAEAAENNPDVVAGSVSGIYTLMFETGTGGSDLDHDDFGQKGYDVFSDFLCSDMALSVSTYGWYRRTTEYTTTTDYTSVTNYRAWRYYYRLIRSANTVISALGGNDVTPENEENKHLMGQAKALRAYCYFYLSQFYALEYEPSKEILPIYTDPTQPNQPKSTTADVFALMESDLTQAIDLLETFTRSAKNEVDQNVAKGLLSYVYATMGGDKLTAAKTLTEDIINNGGFTLMDSTEVVYMGDASVGGFRDVNTPGWIWGVDITLDNGLDLVSWWGQMDVFTYSYQWAGDRKAIDQDLYDAIPADDVRKGQFYGDPSSGYYLIPLGKFYTSAREIGGQRNVETDYLYMRVAEMYLLNAEVSAKLGQEDAAKESLKAVVSHRRPDASYIDGLSGQALLDEIYLQTRIELWGEGKSYLAMKRNKATIVRGSNHLSLVGEPIPYNDPRLTFEIPIQEIQNNPYVDSGNK encoded by the coding sequence ATGAAAAGAATATATTTATTATCACTCATAGCCGTTTTATTCCTTGGAATTACCGGCTGTGGAGACGATTTCTTGGAGGTTCAGCCAACCGAATTCCTATCGGAAGAGCAAGTTGCTGAAGCAGCCGAAAACAACCCAGATGTTGTTGCCGGTAGTGTTAGTGGTATTTACACCCTAATGTTTGAAACCGGAACAGGAGGATCTGATTTGGATCACGATGACTTTGGACAAAAAGGTTACGATGTTTTTAGTGATTTCTTGTGTAGCGATATGGCACTTTCTGTAAGTACTTACGGATGGTACCGCAGAACTACTGAATATACTACTACTACTGACTATACCAGTGTAACAAACTACAGGGCGTGGAGGTATTATTACCGTCTTATCCGTTCAGCAAATACTGTGATTTCGGCATTAGGTGGTAACGATGTAACTCCTGAAAATGAGGAGAACAAACACTTAATGGGACAGGCCAAAGCTTTGCGTGCTTATTGTTATTTCTATCTAAGTCAGTTCTATGCGTTGGAATACGAACCTTCAAAAGAGATTCTTCCAATTTATACTGATCCTACACAGCCGAACCAACCTAAAAGTACAACTGCAGATGTTTTCGCGTTAATGGAATCAGACTTAACGCAAGCTATTGATCTTTTGGAAACTTTCACGCGTTCAGCTAAAAATGAGGTAGATCAAAATGTAGCAAAAGGTCTTTTGAGTTATGTTTATGCAACAATGGGAGGCGATAAACTTACCGCTGCAAAAACGTTAACAGAAGACATTATTAATAACGGAGGTTTCACTTTGATGGATTCAACAGAAGTTGTTTACATGGGCGATGCTTCAGTTGGTGGTTTCAGAGATGTAAACACTCCCGGATGGATTTGGGGTGTTGACATTACTTTAGATAATGGTCTTGACCTTGTTTCATGGTGGGGACAGATGGATGTGTTTACATACAGTTACCAGTGGGCAGGCGATAGAAAAGCTATCGACCAGGATCTTTACGATGCAATTCCTGCTGATGACGTAAGAAAAGGCCAATTCTATGGCGATCCAAGTTCTGGATATTACCTGATTCCTTTAGGAAAATTTTATACTTCAGCAAGAGAAATTGGTGGACAGCGTAATGTTGAAACTGATTACTTGTATATGCGTGTTGCCGAAATGTATTTGTTGAATGCTGAGGTTAGTGCAAAATTAGGACAGGAAGATGCTGCAAAAGAGAGTTTAAAAGCAGTGGTTAGCCATCGTAGACCAGATGCCAGCTATATTGACGGATTGTCAGGCCAGGCCTTGTTAGACGAAATTTATTTGCAAACACGTATTGAGTTGTGGGGTGAAGGTAAGAGTTACCTGGCAATGAAGAGAAATAAAGCAACAATTGTACGAGGATCAAATCACTTATCGTTGGTAGGAGAACCAATTCCATACAACGACCCAAGGTTGACTTTTGAAATTCCAATTCAGGAGATTCAAAATAACCCATATGTTGATTCTGGTAACAAGTAA